The sequence GTAAGACTCTTTTACTATCATCAGGTATTATCATTGAGCATAATAACATCAAGCCTTTTACATTTTTATAACACTTTGATACTATTCCTCTTGATAGATAACCTCCATAAGATTCTCCAATTAATAAAAATTCTTTATCTATTTTTTCTTTTATAAAACTTAATAACATATCTAAAATCTTATCTGATGAGGCATATTCTAAGGAACAGTTATTTGATTTTCCCATTCCTAATAAGTCAATGTATATTCTCTTATAGCCATTCACCTTCTTAAATATTAGTTCAATACATCCCTTCATCAATTCAATATTACATGCTAAGCCATGTATGATTAAAATAGGTTTGTCCTCTCCAAATTCTTCATAATAAACCTTTTCATTATAATAATTAAAAAACATTATTTTTCCTCTCACAATATTAATATATTGTATCTTTACTTATAAAATCTAAGTCATGTTCCATAAGTTTTTCTAAATATTCATCAAAACTATCTGCTATAACTTCAATTTCATCAGGGTCATGAAGATATCTAACTATTTGCCCCTTTACTCCCTTTTCTGAAGGCAAAAAATCTATGAATAATTGAGATGTCCCTCCATTATTCATACAATCAGAAAAATGTAGCCATTTTATTTTTTCAGAATCATCAGTTATTTTTTCATCTACTTCTACATCTTCATACACTCCATCTATATAGCCTCCAAAAAGACAATAACCATCTTTTTTATTTTCTAAAATTTGACTTGAAGATAATAAATAATATGGATATCCCATTACATCTGAACCTAAGAAATAAAAAGTTATTTTTTCTCCTTGATATTCTCTATGGTATGTTCCATCTACAATTTTTAAAAGTTCAATTAAAGAATCAGGTGTTTCAGGAAATTCTTCTTTTATTTTCTTAATATTTTCCTCTGTTGCTCCTATTTTAATCTTTTCAAATTTATCCCAATATTCTTTTCCATCATTTTTATAATAAGCTTTTTTCAATTCTTCTATATATTTTTCAGCTATATTCATAAATGCCTCCAAAAAAATAGTTTCCTTCAGTATTTATTATACCATAGGAAACTATTGCTATTAATTAATATAACTTTTTATAGTCTAAACCACCTTTGTTTTCTATTTTTAAAACTTGTAATTCAGCTCTTTTTTTACCAGCTATCATATCTTTTGTTTGTGTTATATAATCTTTAAAATATTTAGCACTTCTATGATTTAAATATGAATCAATATCCTTATAGACTTCAAAAAGACACCATTTATTAAAATTTCTTCTATCAGTTCCTAAATAAACAAGTAAAGTCCCTTCTTCATTAAAAGTAGTTTCTACTATATTTTTAATAATTTCAGCAAATTCTTTATCATTTTCAGGTTTTACATCAATTACTGTATATACTGCAAAAGTATTATCATTTTGTTCAATTTTCTTATCCTTTGCTATTTGTACATCTATTTCTGCACTATTTAAATTTCCTTCTGCAATTTGAGGGATTACTGCTTTAAAATCTTTACTAGCCTGATTTTTAGTATGATTAGAAAAAGCTAGGTAATCATTATATATTTCAACTATATAAGAAGTTGTTTTATCTCTTTCATCTGTTGCGGCAAATAGTCCTAAAACTCCTTGTTCTACTCCCATAGTTTTATTAACATAATCTTCTGTTGCACTTTTATATGAAGTCTCTTTATCTTTTTTTACTTCAAAATCATAAACATTTAATATTGGTACTGCATACATACTAACTGATGTAAGTATGCCTAGAACTAATAATAATTTTTTAAACATTCCATTCCTCCATTTTGTAATATAATTAACATTACCTAAAAATAAGTGAATTATGAATGTAGATTTTAGATAAAAAATCTACTCAGTAACGAACTATTTTTAGTAATTTCACTTGATTATATTACAAATTCTTTCCTTCTGTCAATACTCCTTCTGACATAGTATAAACTTTCTTACCATATTTTAGAGTATCTAATTCATGAGTTACTATTAAAATAGTAGTTCCCTTTTCATTAATCTTTTTTAATAAATCCATAACTTCCTTAGTTGCTTCTATATCCAAATCAGATGTTGGTTCATCTGCAATAAGTATTTTAGGATCTGTCATCAAGGCTCTAGCTATTATAATTCTTCTTAACTCTCCTCCTGATAACTCTTTTGGATAAGATTTTGCTAAATGTTCCAAACCTAATTCATTTAAGAAATATCTAGCTTTCCCTTCTGAATCCCCATCTTTTTCATACATATCATAAGGAAGTCTAATGTTTTCTAAAATATTCAAATATCCTAAAAGTGCTGGTGATTGAGGGATAAAACCAATATTTTTATTTCTAAATTTTGACTTTTCTTCATCATTTAATTCTAAATAATTAGTTCCATCTAACAATAAAGTTCCCTTATCTGCTGATAAAAGTCCAGCAACTATATTTAATAGAGTTGATTTTCCACTTCCACTTCTTCCAATTATATGAACAAAATCTCCATCTAAAATATTTAAGTCTACATCTTTAACTGCAAAAAAATCTTTACCTTGTCTATTATAAGCCTTAGATATATTTTTTATTTCTAACATAGTTCCTCCTACATTTCTTCTCTTAAACTCAAATAACTATCTTTATCAGTTAGTTTTTTTACAACTCTAACTGTTGAAAGAGGACCTATAAATACACCTAAAACAAAACTTAAAATAAATATTCCTATATATTGGAATAAACTTGGAGATAAAAATGGCATTGAAAACTTTGAAGCTAACAATGGTAATTGTATAATAGATAAAATTACCCCTAAGAAACTTCCAATTCCAGCTCCCCACAATGATAATATTACTGCTTCTTTTAAAATAATTTCTCTTAACATTTTTTTAGAAGCACCTAATACTCTTAAAACAGCCATTTCTTTTTTTCTTTCATTAAATACTGCTGTGAAACTTATACTTAGAACAACAATTGATAATATCCAAATAGCTCCTACTAAAACTAAAATACTTGTAGATAATACTTTTAAATTAGAAGATATAGAATTTACAAATTTTTTACTAAACATTGCAAAAATACCCTCTTTTGATAATTCCTTAGATATTTTTGAAGCTAGTTTTACAGAATCTACTCCTGGCTTTGCTTTTATCATAACAGATGAAATTACATCTTCTTCTGCAACTTTATTAGCAGTTATTCTTTCAGAAGCCTTTGCTAATTGTTTTGCAGTATTTTGATTTACAAAAACTGTTGCATCAAAACCTATTCCTGTTTGTTTCAATCTTCCAACAATTTTCAATTCTTCATTGAAGAAATGAACTGTTTCTCCTTTCTCTCCAACAACATGACTACCTACAATAGCTTCTCCATCCTTTAATTCTTTATCAATATTATGAGTTATCCAAGGATAAATTAAAAAATCTGTATCTATGTCTATTCCTATTATTTGAACAGGATAAGAACAACAAGAGGCTGAAAGTGTTGCCACATATATTTGTGGTGTCATTTTTTCAATTTCACCAAACTTTTCTAATTTCTCAATAGTATCTGCTGGCAAGTAAAAAGTTGAGGGTTCTCCTTTTAGAAGAACACTCTCAATTTCTGCTTTATACCCTGCTGGAACAACTATAACATCCGCTCCTAGTCTATCTGATAAACTTTCTAAACCTCTACTTAAGCTAAGTGAGAACATAGACCCCATATATACTATAAGGCTAAATAATGCAACTAATAATATCATACAGGTGCTTCTAGTTTTTCTCTGTCTTATATTTTCCATTGCTAAGCTATTAGCATCTATTCTTTTACTCATTTCCTAATCTTCCTTCTTTAAAAAAGTTGAGATTAAACTAAATACCATTAAAATTCCTATTACAACTGCTATACCAGTTGCTATTTCAAAAGTATGATGTACATGACAAAACATTGTATCCATTTTACAAACTCCAAATGGTTTTCCCATTTCGTTATGAAGCCCTGACATTCCATGAGGTATCAAGTACACGTACGCAGATATAACTATAACAGCTACACTTCCCAACATTTTTACTATTTTTACTTTTGAAAGTATAATCATTAATAAAGTTATAATAAATATTGCCCCTGCTAATTTCATTACCATATTTCCACTAAAATAACAAGCCATGTGAGATCCATCTTCCTTTGGCCCACAAACAGGAGCTATATATTTAGGAACTAAAAATAATATTACTGATAGTATCAAAGCTAATTTTTCTAATATGTTTTTTTTCATTTTAAAATCTTCCCTTCTGTATCTAAATTATTTTTAATCGCTTCCTCTACTGTACCTTATTTTCCTTAATCATATATTATTAATAAATAAAAATAAACGAATTACGAATGTAGATTTTAGATAAAAAATCTACTCAGTAATGAGTTATTTTTGTTATTTCTTAGCCTTTTCTAATGCATTCCATACTGCTTCTTTAAATTCTTTATTGGAAACAGTTGCTCCAGATACTGCATCAACTTCATTTGGATCTTGTACTTCGACTAATTTATCAGCATAAGTTGAAAAACCTTGAACAGCTATTTGAGCTTTCATATACTTATCTTCACCAGCATCTTTTGCATAGTCATCACCTTTTATATTTCCTTTTCCATCTCTAAATTCAGCAGTACAAGCTACAATCTTACCATCTTGTATTGTAATAGTAACATCAGCAGAATCTTTATGGTCTTTATCATCTGATTCATAGTGCCCTTGATATTCTCCATCATTAAATGTCATCTTAGAGAAATCTTTTTTCCCACAAGCTGTTAATAAAGATAATGCTACAATCATTCCAACTAATAAATATTTTTTCATTTTGCCCTCCTATCTACTGTTACTGAAAATAAGATTAAATATAGATTAAGACTGCTGCGACGTCCATTATTATTTCAAGAGCCTCGCGGAGCTCTTGAAATAATAATAGCAGGCAAGCAGTCGTTATAAATAATTATTTTTGATCTATAATATCTATTATTTTACCATATTCTAATATTATTTTTCTCTCTGCCACATCTCCAACTTCTAAATCATGTGTTACAACAACAATTGTTGAACCTTCTTTATGAAGTTGTTTTAATATTTCTATAACAATTTTTTCATTTACTTCATCAAGGTTTCCTGTTGGCTCATCTGCAAGTATTATTTCAGGGCTATTGATTAAAGCTCTTGCTATACATACTCTTTGTTGTTCTCCACCAGATAATTGACTAGGTAAATGTTTTGCTCTATCTTTAAGTCCAACTCTTTCAAGTGCCTGTAATGCTTCTTCTTCATCTGGTATACTATGATAATACTGAGCAACCATTACATTTTCAAGAGCAGTTAAATAAGGAATTAAATGGAATTGTTGAAATATTAATCCAATTTTTTCTCTTCTTATTTTTGTTAAAGAATTTTGACTTTCTTTTGTAATATCCTGTCCATCTAAAATAACTTCACCAATACTTGGTTTATCCATACAACCTATAATATTCATTATAGTTGATTTTCCCGAACCAGATGAACCCATTATTGCAACCCATTCACCTTTTCTTACTTGAAAATTAACTTCTTTTAAAGCATGTAAATCTCCATATATTTTAGACACATTTTTTACTTCCAATAAAACTTCACGATTATCCATATTCTACTCTCCTTTTAATACCAATGCTGGCTCAATTTCCATTGCCTTTTTAACAGGATATAGACAAGCCAAAGTTGTTATAATCATAGACACAATAATAGTTATAGGAGCAAATAACCATTGAAATTCTATTGCCCTACCAAATACACTTAAACTAACTTCTTGTGCAAATACAAATCCTAATCCAACTCCTAATAGTCCACCTATAAACCCAAGAGCTGAACCTTCTCCTAAAAATTCTTTTCTGATTTCACTATCATAAGCCCCAAGAGCTTTTTTAAGTCCTATTTCCTTCCTTCTTTCTGCTACAACTGCCATCATTGTTGTACTAACAGAAATCATTGTAAGTATCAATACAACTATATTAACAAGCAATACAAGAGCTTGTAATTTTCCTAAAACTATATCTTGAGATTGTGTAACTCTCTTTATAGGTCTAGCTGTGATATTTTCATCAGCAGTTTTTAATTTATTTGCTAAATTATCTAATTGTTTTGAATCTGCTTCTATTGAACATTCAATACTATCTATTTTAGTATCATCTTCTAAAATTTCATTTAAAAGTGATATAGGCAAGAATATAAAAGATTCTTCTGCTCCACCTGTTGTAATTATTCCTTTTACTTTTAATTTTTTAGAATAAAAATCAGAGTTCAAATCTTTCTTCTTACTTTCTTCTGCACTGTCAGACTGCTTAGAAGCAACAACTTTTGCACCTGCTTTTGGTCCTTCAATAATAAAAGTTTCTCCAACTTGTAAATTTAATTTTTTAGAAATTTCTTTACCTATCATTACATTATTTTCATCATCATTTGTAGACCATTCACCTTCAATATACCAGAATGGACTATTCTTTTTAACTTCTATCATATCAGTCCCAGTTAAAATATATGGTTGCTGATTGATTTTAGTTGTTTCATATCTATATGGAGCCATTCCCACAATTTTTTGTGTTGACATTTCATTTTTTATTTTATCAAACTCAGTATCAGTTATTTTTTCATTTCCTGATGGTAATACAACAAAGTTTGCACCATAAGACCTAAATTCTTTTCCTAACTGTCTAGGAATATCATAATATATAGTTACAAGTCCTGACATTATTGTAGCTCCTATTGCCACAGCAAGTAAAGCAACTATCATTCTTGCCTTTCTTCTGATAAGAGAACTTACAACCAGTTTTATATACATTTGTCTTTTAGTCATTTTATCCTCCTATCTTCCATGTAATACTTCTGTTGGCTTTAAAGTTAGCAAGTATCTGATTGCAGGAATACTTCCTATTATTGTAACTGCGAATACAAGAGCAATATCTATTGGAACAACTATAACTGCTGGCTCAATATATGATGAGAATACTGTTTTTCCAATTATTTGTGTAAATCCTATTCCAGCTATATATCCAAATATTCCACCAAATATTCCTGTTAGAACTATCTCAGTCAATATAAGTAAAATAATTCTTCTATTTGTTCCACCTATTGCTTTGATTAAACCAATTTCTTGACTTCTTTCAATAACAGAAGCTGTTATTAAGTTAGAAATTCCAAGAGCTGAAGCAAAAGAACTTAAAATACAAATTAATAACATTAAAAGTTCAGTCTTATTTAAAATTGTTCCTTCTGATTCTGCAACCTGTCTATTAGGTTTAGCCACACTGTCAGTTAGAACTTCTTGTATTTGATAACTTATTGAGCTAACATAGGCAGTACAGTACCAAGTTTCATATTCAGAAATAGTTAAACTATTAGGGTCTTGTGCAGCTTTCTTAGCCAAATCATTATCAGGTGTTGTCAAAGCAGAAACTTCTATCATAGTTATCTTATCTTCCAAATCAAATAAATCTTGTGTAGTTTTTAAAACTGTATATATAGCCTCATCATCATCTCCACCAGAATTTATTATTCCTCTTACAGTAAGTTTTTTAGTTTCATTTGTGCCCTTAATATTTATTGAATCTCCAATTTTAATATTATATTTTCCTGCTATAAGACTACCTATCATAACTCCTTCTAAGTCATCATCTTTTAGCCATTCACCTTTAATTTCCCACCAAGTTTTTAAGTTTTTAATTCCTGCATCAACTTCTTCACCTGTTGGCATAACAAGATGTTTTTCAAACCAAGTTCCATAAATTTTTACTTTATTAGATACTTCTTCTACTTCTCCTGTTCTTTCTAGATACGGAGCAAAATCAACTATTGCAAAGCCCCAAAATATTTGTTTTATCTTTGGTACTTCTGATTCTGATAAAAATTTATTAGATACTCCTTCTCCACTTAAACCATATAAATCATCAAGTATAGAAGCATCTTTATGCATTACAGTAATATTAGCACCATAAGTCTTTAATTCCTTATTAACTTTATCTCCAACCCCAAGCATAACATTCATCATAGCTGTTGCAAGAGATACTCCCAATGCCACTGTAAATGCTATCATTAACATTTTACTTTTCTGTCTAAATAATGTTCCTCTTACCATTCTCCAAAACATAATCAATCACCTACTGGAAAACGATCTTTTTCTTTTTCTAAAGTCGCTTTATCTATATATATTTTTTTATTTTTAATCTCATATTCAAATGGTACTGGATTACATCCACCCTTGAAACCAATTGTTGATTTATTCATTACAACATCACAACGCTTGCAGACAATTTCATCATTTCTTTCAAAATATCCAGCTACTCCACATATATCACAAGCATCAAGTCCCAAACCATAACTTCCACCTTTTGGCTTCTTAACAACTATAAATCTAACATTATTTCCCCCTGTTGCAATATATGAAAATCTATGTAAGTGACCATCTTCAACATCGGTTAAAGGAATTACTATCATATTTCCTTCCTCTTGATAAGGTTGAGGTGGAGTCAATGCCACTGGTTTTGTTATATGGCTATGAACTACAGTTATTGAAAACACAGATAATATTGAGAAAAATGCTAAACTTGAAAGCCAATGTTTATTATTTTTAAGTCTAGCTTTTTCTAATCTTAATAAAGCATTATTTTTAAATGTTCCAATAACTTTCCTACTATCTTTAAATAATAATAATGAAAAAATACAGGCTACTATTGTAAATAAAATTACTATATATGCTGTACTTTTATCTTCAAAAACCATTACATTAAATACCAGAGAATTACTTGATTTTAAAAATCTTAATCTTGCAAGTGCTGAAACTCCTCTTAAAAAGAAATCAAAACTTGCGATTAAGTAAATAAGCAATGCAAATATTTTTGCTAAACTAGATTTTAAACGAAAATATACTTTTTGAACTGATAGGGCTATTAAGAAAATTGTTAAAAGTCCTAATAAAAATCCACCTACTCTAAGTAGAGATTGTGTTCCAAAAGAATCTTCTCCAAAGGCAACAAACTCTTTTGTCATTGCATATACCTGTGGAATTATTGTAAAAGCTAAAAACCATATAGCTATCATAGAAAAGCTAATACTTATAATTGATAGAATACAAAGTTTACTTCTACCCTTCTCTTTTAAAGTTTTTAAAAATTGAAATAATAAAGCTATCAGCATAAATCCCATTCCAATTGCCAATGCCCACCTATTATATTGCAGTGATATCTTTACCATTTTCTGTGGATACAGCTGTTTAAATACAGTCATTGTAATTGAACAAGCTAGCCCAACTAATGAAATTAATCCAACAACTATATTCAAATATAAATTTTTATATTTTATCAATAGTGCTGTAATAATTCCTAAAAGAAATGCAAAGATTGCAAGATAATTTATTACATCTATGTAAAACTTTAACATATTTCCTTGTATGATAAATATATAAAATATTTATCTATACAACCTCCTTTCATAGTTTATTTTATTTATTATTTTTTATATAATCTATTTATACTGTGGACTTTTTATATTCACTTAAAGAGCTTTTGCTACTTTTTTAGGGAGATTACTGCCACACTCTTTTAACTCATATACTTATAGTTGGATAAGTCTTTAAACTTTCATTTATCACAAGGATGTATTGTTTTTTTAGATGTGGATTCCACAGTTATTATTTTTTAAGGATGTGATTTTATGTTTTTACTAGGTATTGATATTGCTAAACTTAACCATGTTGCTTCTTGTATTGATTCTTCCACTAATGAAATTGTTTTTTCTAATTTTAAATTCAAAAATGATTTTAAAGGTTTTAGTACTCTTTTAGATAAAATCAAAACTTTTGATACTAAAAATCTTATTATTGGCTTAGAATCAACTTCTCATTATGGAGAAAATCTTATCAATTTTTTATTTAAACAACATTTTAAAGTTGCGCTTATTAATCCATTGCAAACTTCACATCTAAGAAAAGCCAACATTAGAGATGCTAAAAATGATAATTTAGACTCTCTTAATATTGCTAAATCTTTAATTTTTGCTAAACTTAACTTTATTTCTGAGAAAAATATTAACTGTTTCTCTCTAAAAAAACTTACTAGGTTTAGAAGTAGCTTAATTAAACAAAGAAGTAAAGCTAAAATTCAGTTAACATCTTTACTTGATTTACTTTTTCCAGAATTACAATATCTTTTTAAAAGTAAAATTCACAGCAAAGCTATTTACTCTCTTCTTAAAAAATATCCTTCAACAGAGGAGATAGCAGCCCTAAAAGATGATGAAATTTCTAATCTTTTATATGCTTCTTCAAAAGGACATTTCAAAAAAGAAAAGTCCATTGAGCTTAAGAGTCTTGCTAAAACCACTGTTGGAATTAAAGATACTTCAATATCATTACATGTAATTCAGTTAATAGAATTAATTGAATTATATGATAAACAAATTAAAGATATTGTAACTAAAATAGCTGATACAGTTGATAAATTAGATACAAAATTATTATCAGTTCCTGGAATAAGTATTATTGCTTGTGCAATAATATTAGGAGAAACAAATAACTTCAATAATTTTTCTGATTCTACAAAATTACTTGCGTTTGCTGGTCTTGATCCTAAGATAAGACAATCAGGTAATTTTAATGCTTCATCTTGTAGAATGTCTAAAAAAGGTTCTCCATATTTAAGATATGCTTTAATTTTTACTGCTTGGAACATTGTTAGACATTCAGAAAAGTTTAACAAATACTATTGTTTAAAACGCTCACAAGGCAAATCCCATTACAATAGTCTTGGACATGTTGCGCATAAACTAGTGAGAGTTATATTTACACTGATAAAGAAAAATATTGTTTATCAGGAAGAAAATTTAGAATAGTATTTATTAAATTTCAACTATTGAAAAAACTAAGAGTTTAAAACTCTAATTTTGTTATGCCAAAAATTCTTATTTAAATTTTTTTAAAAAAGTTCTTGACTTTTCATAGTTGGTCTCCCTATCTTTCTAAAAAATTTCTCTATCTTTTATCATACTCAATTATTAAATATTTTTCAAGTCAATTATTTGAAAATTATAGAGAAATATTTTGATTTGTAATTTATTTTATTGAGAAATATTTAATTACTTGTTTATTAAAAAATTTCACACATTCCATTTAATATGGTAAAATACTTTTTGAAATATACTTAGTAAAAATACAGAAGGGAAGTTTTTTAAATGATTAATATAAATGAAGCAACAAATAACCAAAAATTGAAAGAACTATTAAAAAAAATGTATGAAGATAATAACCCAAGATTAGAAAATGAAGTTTTGGAAGAAATCATTATGAAAGTTAATTTTTTAAGTTATATCAATTCAGATCAAAATAATACTGAAACAGATTTTGAAAATATAAATTTTAATGTCTTAACTACTGATGATAATAAAATTTATCTCCCTGCTTTTACAGATTTAGAAGAATTAGCTAAATGGGGTATTCCTTCAAATATGGATACAATTACTTTAAATTTTGATAATTATGTAGAAATAATTTTAGAAAATGAAAATATAGAAGGTTTAGTTATTAATCCTTTTGGAGATTTATATATACTCTCAAAAGAATGGCTAAGGGAATTAAAAGATATGAAAAAAGATAGATTGAAAGTAAATGAAGTTAGAATTGAGGCTAATTCAAAAATATTAATCTCTGAACCTAAACACCTCCCAACTATGATGATAGAAACTATAAAAAATTGTTGTGATAACTTAGGAAATATTAAAAAAGCTTGGCTTCTTGAAATGATAACTGAAAAAGATAAAAGTTGGCTTTTGATTTTAGATTTTGAAGGAGATAAAAACTATATTTTCTCAAAAATAAGTCAGGCTGCAAGAAACTACCTTGGAAATATGTATTTGGATATGTTACCTTATGAAGATGATTTTGCAAGAAATTCTGTACAAAATCATAAAGCATTTTACACTAAAAATAAATAAATTAATAAATGTAGTAAAAATTCTTTTCTTTTTTACTACATTTTTTATATATAATTAAAATATATAATTAAAAAATAAAAGGACATAAAAGGACAAATGTATGAAAATTTGATTTTTTATAGAAAAATTGTTATTCTAAAAAAAAGTTTAAACTAAGAAAGGAAACAAAATATTATGAAAAGAAAATTATTTTTTGAAAAAGTATTAGTATCTATCTTGTTGACTTTTATTTTTATTGCTTGTCAAAAAGAAGAAAATAAAGAAGAAAGTATCAGAACAGTTTCAACTGTAGATATTGATAGCTTAAACCCCTATCAAGTTGTTTCTAGTGCTTCTGAACAAATTCTTTTAAATGTGTTTGAAGGGCTGATTATGCCAGGAGTAGATGGAACAGTTGTTCCTGCCTTAGCAGAATCTTATGAAATTTCAGAAGATGGTAGAACATACACATTTTCGATCAGAAAGGGAGTAAAGTTTCATAATGGAAATGATATGGATATTAAGGATGTAGAATTTTCATTAAATTATATGTCTGGAAAGTTAGGTAATAATCCAACAGAAGCTCTATTTGAAAATA is a genomic window of Fusobacterium nucleatum containing:
- a CDS encoding SMI1/KNR4 family protein, whose protein sequence is MNIAEKYIEELKKAYYKNDGKEYWDKFEKIKIGATEENIKKIKEEFPETPDSLIELLKIVDGTYHREYQGEKITFYFLGSDVMGYPYYLLSSSQILENKKDGYCLFGGYIDGVYEDVEVDEKITDDSEKIKWLHFSDCMNNGGTSQLFIDFLPSEKGVKGQIVRYLHDPDEIEVIADSFDEYLEKLMEHDLDFISKDTIY
- a CDS encoding FMN-binding protein, which gives rise to MKKYLLVGMIVALSLLTACGKKDFSKMTFNDGEYQGHYESDDKDHKDSADVTITIQDGKIVACTAEFRDGKGNIKGDDYAKDAGEDKYMKAQIAVQGFSTYADKLVEVQDPNEVDAVSGATVSNKEFKEAVWNALEKAKK
- a CDS encoding ABC transporter permease, whose protein sequence is MSKRIDANSLAMENIRQRKTRSTCMILLVALFSLIVYMGSMFSLSLSRGLESLSDRLGADVIVVPAGYKAEIESVLLKGEPSTFYLPADTIEKLEKFGEIEKMTPQIYVATLSASCCSYPVQIIGIDIDTDFLIYPWITHNIDKELKDGEAIVGSHVVGEKGETVHFFNEELKIVGRLKQTGIGFDATVFVNQNTAKQLAKASERITANKVAEEDVISSVMIKAKPGVDSVKLASKISKELSKEGIFAMFSKKFVNSISSNLKVLSTSILVLVGAIWILSIVVLSISFTAVFNERKKEMAVLRVLGASKKMLREIILKEAVILSLWGAGIGSFLGVILSIIQLPLLASKFSMPFLSPSLFQYIGIFILSFVLGVFIGPLSTVRVVKKLTDKDSYLSLREEM
- a CDS encoding ABC transporter ATP-binding protein, producing the protein MLEIKNISKAYNRQGKDFFAVKDVDLNILDGDFVHIIGRSGSGKSTLLNIVAGLLSADKGTLLLDGTNYLELNDEEKSKFRNKNIGFIPQSPALLGYLNILENIRLPYDMYEKDGDSEGKARYFLNELGLEHLAKSYPKELSGGELRRIIIARALMTDPKILIADEPTSDLDIEATKEVMDLLKKINEKGTTILIVTHELDTLKYGKKVYTMSEGVLTEGKNL
- a CDS encoding ABC transporter permease, which codes for MTKRQMYIKLVVSSLIRRKARMIVALLAVAIGATIMSGLVTIYYDIPRQLGKEFRSYGANFVVLPSGNEKITDTEFDKIKNEMSTQKIVGMAPYRYETTKINQQPYILTGTDMIEVKKNSPFWYIEGEWSTNDDENNVMIGKEISKKLNLQVGETFIIEGPKAGAKVVASKQSDSAEESKKKDLNSDFYSKKLKVKGIITTGGAEESFIFLPISLLNEILEDDTKIDSIECSIEADSKQLDNLANKLKTADENITARPIKRVTQSQDIVLGKLQALVLLVNIVVLILTMISVSTTMMAVVAERRKEIGLKKALGAYDSEIRKEFLGEGSALGFIGGLLGVGLGFVFAQEVSLSVFGRAIEFQWLFAPITIIVSMIITTLACLYPVKKAMEIEPALVLKGE
- a CDS encoding putative quinol monooxygenase, whose product is MFKKLLLVLGILTSVSMYAVPILNVYDFEVKKDKETSYKSATEDYVNKTMGVEQGVLGLFAATDERDKTTSYIVEIYNDYLAFSNHTKNQASKDFKAVIPQIAEGNLNSAEIDVQIAKDKKIEQNDNTFAVYTVIDVKPENDKEFAEIIKNIVETTFNEEGTLLVYLGTDRRNFNKWCLFEVYKDIDSYLNHRSAKYFKDYITQTKDMIAGKKRAELQVLKIENKGGLDYKKLY
- a CDS encoding ABC transporter permease, with the translated sequence MFWRMVRGTLFRQKSKMLMIAFTVALGVSLATAMMNVMLGVGDKVNKELKTYGANITVMHKDASILDDLYGLSGEGVSNKFLSESEVPKIKQIFWGFAIVDFAPYLERTGEVEEVSNKVKIYGTWFEKHLVMPTGEEVDAGIKNLKTWWEIKGEWLKDDDLEGVMIGSLIAGKYNIKIGDSINIKGTNETKKLTVRGIINSGGDDDEAIYTVLKTTQDLFDLEDKITMIEVSALTTPDNDLAKKAAQDPNSLTISEYETWYCTAYVSSISYQIQEVLTDSVAKPNRQVAESEGTILNKTELLMLLICILSSFASALGISNLITASVIERSQEIGLIKAIGGTNRRIILLILTEIVLTGIFGGIFGYIAGIGFTQIIGKTVFSSYIEPAVIVVPIDIALVFAVTIIGSIPAIRYLLTLKPTEVLHGR
- a CDS encoding ABC transporter ATP-binding protein; the encoded protein is MDNREVLLEVKNVSKIYGDLHALKEVNFQVRKGEWVAIMGSSGSGKSTIMNIIGCMDKPSIGEVILDGQDITKESQNSLTKIRREKIGLIFQQFHLIPYLTALENVMVAQYYHSIPDEEEALQALERVGLKDRAKHLPSQLSGGEQQRVCIARALINSPEIILADEPTGNLDEVNEKIVIEILKQLHKEGSTIVVVTHDLEVGDVAERKIILEYGKIIDIIDQK
- a CDS encoding Fe-S-containing protein; this translates as MLKFYIDVINYLAIFAFLLGIITALLIKYKNLYLNIVVGLISLVGLACSITMTVFKQLYPQKMVKISLQYNRWALAIGMGFMLIALLFQFLKTLKEKGRSKLCILSIISISFSMIAIWFLAFTIIPQVYAMTKEFVAFGEDSFGTQSLLRVGGFLLGLLTIFLIALSVQKVYFRLKSSLAKIFALLIYLIASFDFFLRGVSALARLRFLKSSNSLVFNVMVFEDKSTAYIVILFTIVACIFSLLLFKDSRKVIGTFKNNALLRLEKARLKNNKHWLSSLAFFSILSVFSITVVHSHITKPVALTPPQPYQEEGNMIVIPLTDVEDGHLHRFSYIATGGNNVRFIVVKKPKGGSYGLGLDACDICGVAGYFERNDEIVCKRCDVVMNKSTIGFKGGCNPVPFEYEIKNKKIYIDKATLEKEKDRFPVGD
- a CDS encoding DUF4418 family protein, with the translated sequence MKKNILEKLALILSVILFLVPKYIAPVCGPKEDGSHMACYFSGNMVMKLAGAIFIITLLMIILSKVKIVKMLGSVAVIVISAYVYLIPHGMSGLHNEMGKPFGVCKMDTMFCHVHHTFEIATGIAVVIGILMVFSLISTFLKKED